The Actinomadura graeca nucleotide sequence CTCCGTGAAGCCTGAGGACATCATGAAGTTGAACCGGTCCACGGAACCGGGGAGCGGCCCTAGGCTTGCGACGTGAGCGAGCGTCCCTATGTGCTGCTGAGCTGTGCGATGTCCGTCGACGGGTACATCGACGACGCGACGCCCGAGCGGCTGCGGTTGTCGAGCCCGGCGGACTTCGACCGGGTCGACGCGGTGCGCGCCGGCTGCGACGCGATCCTGGTGGGGGCGGGCACGGTCCGCGCCGACGACCCCCAGCTCCTGATCCGCTCGCCCGCGCGCAAGGAGCAGCGCGCGGCGCGCGGGATGCCGCCCGACCTGACGAAGGTGACGCTGACCTGGAGCGGGGACCTGGACCCGGCCGCGCGGTTCTTCACCACGGGCGCCTCCCCGAAGCTCGTCTACGCCCCGGCGGACACCGCGGGCGGCCTCGCCGGGCGGCTGGACGGCCTCGCCGAGGTCATCGACGCGGGCGAGCCGCTCACCCTCGACACCGTCCTCGGCGACCTCGCGGCGCGCGGCGTCCGGCGGCTGATGGTGGAGGGCGGCGGCGGGATCCACACGCTGTTCCTGACCGCCGGGGCGGTGGACGAGCTCCAGCTCGTCGTGGCGCCGTTCTTCATCGGCGACCCGTCCGCGCCGAGGTTCGTCGGCTCCGGCGTGTTCCCCCAGTCCCCGGACCGCCCGATGCGCCTGGAGGAGATCACCCGCATCGGCAACCTGGCGCTGCTGCGCTTCCTCACCGGGGCCGGTCGTGGATGACCTCGGCTGGCTCGCCCTGGCCTGTGACCTGGCGCGCCTGTGCCCGCCGTCGGCGACGGCGTTCTCGGTCGGCGCCGTCATCGTGGACGCGGACGGGCGGGAGCTCGCGCGGGGCTTCTCCCGCGAGGGCGACCCCCACGACCACGCCGAGGAGGCCGCGCTCGCCAAGGCGGGCGCCCTCGCCGGGGGCCGCGGGGACCTGGAGGGCGCGACCGTCTACAGCTCGCTGGAACCGTGCGGTGACCGCGCCTCACGCCCCCGCCCGTGCGCGGAACTGATCGTCGCGTCCGGCGCCGCCCGCGTCGTGTTCGCCTGGCGGGAACCGGCCCTGTTCACGTCGGGTACGGGCGCGGAGATCCTCACCGCGGCGGGCGTCGAGGCGGTCGAGCTGCCGGAGCTCGCCGACCGCGCCCGCGAACCCAACACCCACCTGCTCTGACCACCGGCCCTCGCTGCGACCGGGGTGGTTCTCCCCACCACCCCGCAAGCCGGAACCGCCCGCAAGCCCGCCCCAAAAGATCGCCGTCCAACCCCGAACACAGGATTGCGGCAGGCTCCCGCCGGGATGCCCCGGACTCCCCCGGCCGGGGTCAGCGCAGCGGCGACACCGTCCAGCCGTGGCGGTCGCGGCAGCCTCGCACCGCCTCCGCGGACGCGGCGCCCGTGACCAGCAGGCGGACGCCCGGCACCGGCACCGCGTCGTGGTCGAACGCGATGGCGCGGAGGTCGGCGGGTGTCACCACCGCGGCCGTCGCACGATGCCGCAGGATCGCGTCGAGCAGCGCGCGGGCGCCGCCGCCGGGGACACCGACCAGCAACGCTCCCTGGGTGAGACACAGGTCGGCGAGCCCGATCCACGTCGGCATGGGGACGTCCCGCCCGCACACGGCCAGCACGTCGCCGTCACCGACCCCGGCCACGCCCGCCAGCCGGTCCAGGTCGGCGAGCCGGTCGGCGTGGGACATCTCCTCGGACGGCCCCCACAGCCGCAGCGCGGGGTCGCGGAGCGGGTCGGGAGGCGGGACGGGGAACGGCTCGCCGGAACCCCCGTCCATGAGGCGGCCGAACGCCGTCGCACCCGGCACGTCCCCGAACGCGAAGACCTGCCGGACGTAGGAGCGCTCCGCGGCGGCCATGGCAGGCGGGGCGCCCTCCGCGCCGACCAGCAGGAACCGGGCGCCGCACTCGTTCATCATCGCGGCGAGCTCGGCGACGGGCGCGCCGGCCCGCAGCGGGGCGGGCACGGCCCCTGCGGCGGTGACGGCGTGGACGGCCAGGGCGAGGTCGCAGACGCCGGTCACGTGGACGGCGCCGACGTCGCCGGGCCGGACGCCGTGGCGCCGCAGGCCGCACGCGGCGGCCGGGACCGACGCGGCGAACCGCGCGTAGCCGATCTCCCGCTCCGGGTCGGCGAGGGCGCGCCGGTCGCCGTACCGGGCGGCGTTGTCGGCCGCGGCGCCCAGCACTGCGCGGGTCACCGTGGTCCCGGAAACGGTCGGCGGGGCGGCGGTGTCTCCGTCGGGCATGCGCAGACGGTACGCCCCGCGCCCGGCGCGCCACATCCGAAGAAGTGTGTACGTACGTGTGCAGCTCACGGCCGCGGACCGAGTCGCCCGAGGATGAACACGCGGCCGTGGTCGTCGGCGAAGGCCGCGTCACCGGTGGGAATCCACCGCGCCGTATCCGGGACCCGCACGCACAGCTCGCCCCGATGGTAGGACGCCTGGACGGCACGCGTCCGCGGGTGGACGATCCGCCAGGACACCCCGGGCAGCCCGCGCCCGACCGAGTCCAGCGCGCCCTCCTCGGCGGCCCACAGGTTGAGGTGGGTGAGCCCGGCGGCCTCGGCCA carries:
- a CDS encoding RibD family protein — encoded protein: MSERPYVLLSCAMSVDGYIDDATPERLRLSSPADFDRVDAVRAGCDAILVGAGTVRADDPQLLIRSPARKEQRAARGMPPDLTKVTLTWSGDLDPAARFFTTGASPKLVYAPADTAGGLAGRLDGLAEVIDAGEPLTLDTVLGDLAARGVRRLMVEGGGGIHTLFLTAGAVDELQLVVAPFFIGDPSAPRFVGSGVFPQSPDRPMRLEEITRIGNLALLRFLTGAGRG
- a CDS encoding deaminase → MDDLGWLALACDLARLCPPSATAFSVGAVIVDADGRELARGFSREGDPHDHAEEAALAKAGALAGGRGDLEGATVYSSLEPCGDRASRPRPCAELIVASGAARVVFAWREPALFTSGTGAEILTAAGVEAVELPELADRAREPNTHLL
- a CDS encoding AMP-binding protein, with amino-acid sequence MPDGDTAAPPTVSGTTVTRAVLGAAADNAARYGDRRALADPEREIGYARFAASVPAAACGLRRHGVRPGDVGAVHVTGVCDLALAVHAVTAAGAVPAPLRAGAPVAELAAMMNECGARFLLVGAEGAPPAMAAAERSYVRQVFAFGDVPGATAFGRLMDGGSGEPFPVPPPDPLRDPALRLWGPSEEMSHADRLADLDRLAGVAGVGDGDVLAVCGRDVPMPTWIGLADLCLTQGALLVGVPGGGARALLDAILRHRATAAVVTPADLRAIAFDHDAVPVPGVRLLVTGAASAEAVRGCRDRHGWTVSPLR